In Campylobacter vicugnae, a genomic segment contains:
- a CDS encoding restriction endonuclease subunit S, which produces MMNKIPKGWEVKKLGEICILDKGKIENCGELPYLEVKFLRNLKNADIKEKGIVVEKNQAVILVDGENSGEVFKVKTKGYLGSTFRILKLSDNVNFDYFIFFMNFVSLKFKNSKVGSAIPHLNKKLFNECEIPLPNLTEQKAIADKLDDSFAKIENAITNLINAKENLKLYKQSVLKSAFNGDLLPSTSPTNWEVKKLGEIFNIVRGGSPRPIKSYLTDDKNGINWIKIGDIETGSKYITHTKQKILASGLKKSRAVKAGDLLLTNSMSFGRPYISKINGAVHDGWLIFEPKIQISKDYVFYFFSSSDTYSKLSNLAVGSTVKNLQINFLENFEIPLPPLSEQNLIVAEIDRRFAIVDKTLNLIDKSIQNAKNLKQSILKKAFSGELRSEI; this is translated from the coding sequence ATGATGAATAAAATACCAAAAGGCTGGGAAGTCAAAAAACTGGGGGAAATTTGTATATTAGACAAAGGTAAAATAGAAAATTGTGGTGAATTACCTTATTTGGAGGTAAAATTTTTAAGAAATTTAAAAAATGCAGATATAAAAGAAAAGGGCATAGTTGTAGAAAAAAATCAAGCTGTAATTTTAGTTGATGGTGAAAATTCAGGTGAAGTTTTTAAAGTTAAAACAAAAGGATACTTAGGTAGCACATTTCGCATATTAAAATTATCAGATAATGTGAATTTTGATTATTTTATTTTTTTTATGAATTTTGTAAGTTTAAAATTTAAAAATTCAAAAGTAGGTTCTGCTATCCCGCACCTAAACAAAAAACTATTCAACGAGTGCGAAATTCCTTTGCCAAATTTGACAGAGCAAAAGGCTATTGCGGATAAGTTAGATGATAGTTTTGCAAAAATTGAAAATGCTATAACCAATCTAATAAATGCAAAAGAAAATCTAAAACTTTATAAACAAAGTGTGCTTAAATCTGCGTTTAATGGCGATTTGCTACCTAGCACTTCACCCACCAACTGGGAAGTCAAAAAACTAGGGGAAATTTTCAATATTGTTCGTGGTGGTTCTCCACGCCCTATTAAAAGCTATTTAACAGATGATAAAAATGGAATAAATTGGATAAAAATCGGTGATATTGAAACTGGTTCAAAATATATTACACATACAAAACAAAAAATTTTAGCAAGTGGATTAAAAAAAAGTAGAGCCGTCAAAGCAGGAGATTTGCTTTTAACAAATTCAATGAGTTTTGGCAGACCATATATTTCTAAAATAAATGGGGCTGTTCATGATGGTTGGTTGATTTTTGAACCAAAAATTCAAATTTCAAAGGATTATGTTTTTTATTTTTTTAGTAGTAGCGATACATATTCAAAACTTTCAAATTTGGCTGTTGGCTCAACTGTAAAAAATTTACAAATCAATTTTTTAGAAAATTTTGAAATCCCACTCCCGCCATTATCAGAGCAAAATTTAATAGTGGCTGAGATAGATAGGAGATTTGCAATAGTGGATAAAACTCTAAATTTGATAGATAAAAGCATTCAAAATGCTAAAAACTTAAAACAAAGTATATTAAAAAAAGCATTTAGTGGAGAGTTAAGGAGTGAAATATGA
- a CDS encoding Ppx/GppA phosphatase family protein — MVAIDLGSNTIRACKMELLSSGLFECVYSFERIVGSARGLSHTGLATDAIERIRTAVAQLCAEASFSSSIAVATEAFRQAANSAEFFRQIRAEFGIEFNIISGEVEAYLTRLGVENRAKILNLNLKDSLLIDLGGASTEISFGKVSRSFSFGIITALESDKRAEISMAMEFIKQFKFNNIILTSGVPTTVAALKQGLNYANYRADLINGVQIKNTDLNWAANLLKTTPNKDELVGKNRADLIVKGCEILSNLVGFSPCIVIDDGLREGLFIAKKLNLKEIK, encoded by the coding sequence ATGGTTGCAATTGATCTTGGAAGCAATACAATCAGAGCTTGTAAAATGGAGTTGCTTAGTAGTGGTTTGTTTGAGTGCGTTTATAGCTTTGAGCGTATTGTTGGTTCAGCTCGTGGGCTAAGCCATACTGGATTAGCCACAGATGCTATAGAGCGCATTAGAACAGCAGTGGCTCAGCTTTGTGCTGAGGCGTCATTTAGCTCTAGTATCGCAGTTGCGACTGAAGCTTTTAGACAAGCAGCAAATTCGGCTGAATTTTTTAGGCAAATTAGGGCTGAATTTGGTATTGAATTTAATATTATTAGTGGTGAAGTTGAAGCATATTTAACCCGTTTAGGTGTAGAAAATCGTGCTAAAATTTTAAATCTTAATCTAAAAGATTCTCTTTTAATCGATCTTGGTGGAGCTAGTACAGAGATTAGTTTTGGCAAGGTAAGTCGTAGTTTTAGCTTTGGGATTATCACAGCTCTTGAGAGTGATAAGAGGGCTGAGATATCAATGGCTATGGAGTTTATTAAGCAGTTTAAATTCAACAATATTATTTTAACTTCTGGCGTACCTACAACAGTCGCAGCGCTTAAGCAAGGGTTAAATTATGCTAATTATAGAGCAGATTTGATAAATGGAGTGCAGATTAAAAATACAGATTTAAACTGGGCGGCAAATTTGCTAAAAACTACACCAAATAAAGATGAGCTAGTAGGTAAAAATCGTGCCGATTTGATTGTTAAAGGGTGTGAGATTTTATCAAATTTAGTAGGGTTTAGCCCGTGTATAGTGATTGATGATGGTTTGCGAGAGGGTCTTTTTATAGCAAAAAAATTAAATTTAAAGGAGATAAAATGA
- a CDS encoding GatB/YqeY domain-containing protein yields MSVKAQILNDIKVAMKAGNSFERDTLRMINSAFKQIEVDERIELDDARIFTILQSEIKRRNESATQYKNGGRDDLAQKELGEIEIISRYLPKQLSDEELNAKISELIAQNGLNGIKDLGLLMKLAKDAIGSACDGRRMSEAAKKALS; encoded by the coding sequence ATGAGCGTAAAAGCACAAATTTTAAATGATATAAAAGTAGCGATGAAAGCTGGAAATAGTTTTGAAAGAGATACATTGCGTATGATAAACTCTGCTTTTAAGCAAATTGAAGTTGATGAGAGAATAGAGCTAGATGATGCTAGAATTTTTACTATTTTGCAAAGCGAGATTAAGCGTCGCAATGAATCAGCTACGCAGTATAAAAATGGAGGCAGAGACGACCTAGCCCAAAAAGAACTAGGCGAGATAGAGATTATCTCTAGATATCTACCAAAACAGCTTAGCGATGAGGAATTAAATGCTAAAATATCAGAACTAATCGCTCAAAATGGTTTAAATGGGATTAAAGATTTAGGCTTATTGATGAAATTAGCCAAAGATGCTATTGGCTCAGCGTGCGATGGTAGGCGTATGAGCGAAGCTGCCAAAAAGGCACTTTCATAG
- the leuB gene encoding 3-isopropylmalate dehydrogenase: MKSYNICVIKGDGIGPEIADEAIKVLDSVSAKFNFSLNYEYFLMGGAAIDVFGEPLPDETLDGARRSDAVLFGAIGGEKWDNLPRHLRPESGLLKLRKSLNAYANLRPAMIYDELINASTLKAEVIKGVDILVVRELTGGLYFGQPREKLEDRAYNTMAYTVSEIERIAKIAFEAAMKRRKKVCMVDKANVLETSQLWREVTAKVAQNYPEVTLEYMYVDNAAMQLVRYPTGFDVILTENLFGDILSDEASMVCGSIGLLPSASMGGDVGIYEPIHGSAPDIAGQGIANPIAMILSAAMMLRYALGENDAANCIENAIKAVLKDGYRTKDIAKFDAVEICTTSEIGSIISDYIKKQ; the protein is encoded by the coding sequence ATGAAAAGTTATAATATTTGCGTTATCAAAGGTGATGGCATAGGCCCAGAGATTGCTGATGAGGCGATAAAGGTTCTTGATAGTGTAAGTGCTAAATTTAATTTTAGTTTGAATTATGAGTATTTTTTAATGGGTGGGGCTGCAATTGATGTTTTTGGTGAGCCTCTACCTGATGAAACTCTAGATGGTGCTAGAAGAAGTGATGCGGTTCTTTTTGGTGCGATTGGTGGAGAGAAGTGGGATAATCTACCTAGACATCTACGCCCTGAGAGCGGTCTATTAAAGCTTAGAAAATCACTTAATGCATATGCGAATTTGCGTCCGGCTATGATTTATGATGAGCTAATCAATGCTTCAACTCTTAAAGCTGAGGTTATAAAGGGTGTAGATATCTTAGTTGTTAGAGAGCTAACTGGTGGATTATATTTTGGTCAGCCAAGAGAGAAGCTAGAAGATAGAGCTTATAATACAATGGCATATACAGTTAGCGAGATTGAAAGAATTGCTAAAATTGCCTTTGAAGCAGCTATGAAAAGACGCAAAAAAGTCTGTATGGTAGATAAAGCAAATGTATTAGAAACTAGTCAATTATGGCGTGAAGTAACTGCTAAAGTAGCACAAAACTATCCAGAAGTTACTTTAGAATATATGTATGTAGATAATGCAGCTATGCAGCTTGTAAGATACCCAACAGGATTTGATGTTATTTTGACTGAGAATTTATTTGGAGATATATTAAGCGATGAAGCAAGTATGGTATGTGGTTCTATCGGCTTACTTCCTAGTGCTTCTATGGGTGGAGATGTAGGTATATATGAGCCAATTCACGGAAGCGCTCCAGATATCGCAGGACAAGGGATTGCAAACCCGATTGCAATGATTCTCTCAGCTGCAATGATGTTAAGATATGCCTTAGGTGAAAATGATGCAGCAAACTGCATAGAAAACGCTATAAAAGCTGTATTAAAAGATGGATATAGAACCAAAGATATTGCTAAATTTGACGCAGTAGAGATCTGCACTACAAGCGAAATTGGCTCTATAATTAGCGATTATATCAAAAAACAATGA
- a CDS encoding type I restriction-modification system subunit M, whose protein sequence is MSESALIGKVWNYASILRDSGVSYTDYVSQITYLLFLKMDDEREKFLGIASLLPSHCKWQNFSNLDGSELETAYTNALNTLSKQSGIVGTIYQKAQNKINEPAKLKRLVSLIDNETWLGLDVDIKGAIYEGLLQKNATETKGGAGQYFTPRAIIKAIVSVMKPQIGMSINDPACGTGGFLLEAYEYMRASSKDKTKLENLKTKALSGTDISPLVTSLCAMNLYLHDIGGDESPVKTSDSLLSLGDQRYDMVLTNPPFGKKSSTKIMGDDGSVNTQSESYERDDFIVSTSNKQINFLQHIMSVLKIGGKAAVVLPDNVLFEGGAGEKVRQRLLKDFNLHTILRLPTGIFYAQGVKANVLFFDKLTPNNEPKTTQVWVYDLRTNQNFTLVENPLNDESLTDFIQCYGDNLAQRKQSERFKCFNIDEILKRDKTNLDISWIKEQSVINSENIASPDEILEEIKADITAALGELEQIKV, encoded by the coding sequence ATGAGTGAAAGTGCATTGATAGGTAAGGTATGGAATTACGCTAGTATATTAAGAGATAGTGGAGTTAGCTATACAGATTATGTAAGCCAAATTACCTATTTGCTATTTTTAAAAATGGATGATGAGAGAGAGAAATTTTTGGGCATTGCGTCGCTTTTGCCTTCTCATTGCAAATGGCAAAATTTCTCAAATTTAGATGGAAGTGAGCTAGAAACTGCTTACACCAATGCCTTAAACACTCTATCAAAGCAAAGTGGCATAGTAGGCACTATATACCAAAAAGCTCAAAATAAAATCAACGAACCAGCCAAACTAAAACGGCTAGTAAGCTTGATAGATAATGAAACTTGGCTAGGCTTAGATGTAGATATCAAAGGGGCGATTTATGAAGGGTTATTACAAAAAAACGCCACCGAAACCAAAGGCGGAGCGGGACAATATTTTACCCCAAGAGCGATAATTAAAGCCATAGTAAGCGTGATGAAGCCACAAATTGGTATGAGCATAAATGACCCGGCGTGTGGAACTGGCGGATTTTTGCTAGAAGCGTATGAGTATATGAGGGCTAGTAGTAAAGATAAAACCAAGCTAGAAAATCTAAAAACAAAAGCACTAAGTGGCACCGATATTTCGCCACTAGTTACTAGTCTATGTGCGATGAATTTATATTTACATGATATAGGCGGTGATGAGAGTCCAGTAAAAACAAGCGATAGTCTTTTAAGTCTAGGCGATCAAAGATACGATATGGTGCTGACAAATCCACCCTTTGGCAAAAAATCATCTACAAAAATTATGGGTGATGATGGTAGCGTAAATACTCAAAGCGAAAGCTATGAAAGAGATGATTTCATAGTAAGCACTTCTAATAAACAGATAAATTTTTTGCAACATATAATGAGCGTGTTAAAAATTGGTGGCAAAGCAGCTGTTGTTCTGCCTGATAATGTGCTGTTTGAAGGTGGAGCTGGCGAGAAAGTGAGGCAACGACTTTTAAAGGATTTTAATCTACATACGATTTTGCGTCTGCCTACTGGGATTTTTTACGCACAGGGAGTAAAAGCAAATGTGCTATTTTTTGATAAATTAACTCCAAATAATGAGCCTAAAACTACTCAAGTATGGGTATATGATCTAAGGACAAATCAAAATTTTACTCTTGTAGAAAATCCACTAAATGATGAGAGTTTGACTGATTTTATCCAATGCTATGGCGATAATCTAGCTCAAAGAAAACAAAGTGAGAGATTTAAATGCTTTAACATAGATGAGATATTAAAGCGAGATAAAACAAACCTCGATATATCGTGGATAAAAGAACAAAGCGTAATAAATAGCGAAAATATAGCAAGTCCAGATGAGATATTAGAAGAGATAAAAGCAGATATCACTGCGGCGCTGGGCGAGCTTGAGCAGATTAAGGTTTAA
- a CDS encoding 3-isopropylmalate dehydratase small subunit gives MSKVWKFGDNIDTDVIIAARYLNTSDPEILAKYVMEDADKEFSSKVKAGDCIVAGENFGCGSSREHAPIAIKAAGISVVIAKSFARIFYRNSFNTGLLILECAQTDSINEGDELEIDYSGGIIKNLTQNCEYKFEPIPEFMQELVKSGGLINYAKSTL, from the coding sequence ATGTCAAAAGTATGGAAATTTGGTGATAATATCGATACAGATGTAATAATAGCTGCTAGATACCTAAATACTAGCGACCCAGAGATTTTAGCTAAGTATGTAATGGAAGATGCAGACAAAGAATTTAGCTCTAAGGTTAAAGCTGGCGATTGCATTGTAGCGGGTGAAAACTTTGGTTGTGGAAGTAGCCGTGAGCACGCTCCAATTGCGATTAAAGCAGCTGGAATAAGTGTCGTCATTGCTAAATCATTTGCTAGAATTTTTTATAGAAACAGCTTTAATACCGGTCTTTTAATTTTAGAGTGCGCTCAAACTGATAGCATTAATGAAGGCGATGAATTAGAGATTGATTATAGTGGTGGAATTATTAAGAATTTAACTCAAAATTGCGAATACAAATTTGAGCCGATTCCAGAGTTTATGCAAGAGTTGGTTAAATCTGGTGGCCTAATCAATTATGCTAAAAGCACTCTATAA
- a CDS encoding ABC transporter ATP-binding protein: MQNTLDKIIVENLSFSYEKKEILHKISFELKQGDLLGLMGSNGSGKTTLIKSLMGFLKANYSRYLIFDKEFKKLNISQISKLISYVPQASNLPFNYTLFEVVLMGKSPHFGGVFGCSKDDINAVNQAMELVGISQFKDRNFSHLSGGQKQLGLIARAIVQDCPIMILDEPTSALDFHNQILIWKVMHSLSKNGKTIIICSHEPNHIFWFASKVLAIKDGKTLAFGKSSQTINEILLENIYGSNYKIGSLANQKIIYYSIN; the protein is encoded by the coding sequence GTGCAGAACACTTTAGATAAGATAATTGTTGAAAATTTGAGCTTTAGCTATGAGAAAAAAGAGATTTTACATAAAATTTCATTTGAGCTTAAGCAGGGTGATTTGCTTGGTCTAATGGGATCAAATGGTAGTGGCAAAACCACGCTTATTAAGTCATTAATGGGGTTTTTAAAAGCTAATTATAGTAGATATTTAATATTTGATAAAGAGTTTAAAAAGCTAAATATATCGCAAATTTCAAAACTCATCTCCTATGTTCCTCAAGCTAGCAATTTACCATTTAATTATACTCTTTTTGAAGTTGTGCTAATGGGTAAATCGCCACATTTTGGCGGGGTTTTTGGTTGTAGTAAAGATGATATAAATGCAGTAAATCAAGCTATGGAGTTGGTTGGAATTTCACAGTTTAAAGATAGAAATTTTAGCCATCTTAGTGGCGGCCAAAAACAGCTTGGATTAATAGCTAGAGCTATTGTCCAAGATTGTCCTATTATGATTTTAGATGAGCCTACAAGTGCTTTAGATTTTCATAATCAAATTTTAATTTGGAAAGTGATGCACTCTTTATCTAAAAATGGTAAAACCATAATCATTTGCAGCCACGAACCAAATCATATATTTTGGTTTGCTTCTAAGGTGCTTGCAATTAAAGATGGAAAGACTTTAGCCTTTGGCAAAAGCTCTCAAACAATCAATGAGATATTATTAGAAAATATTTATGGTTCAAATTATAAAATTGGCTCTTTAGCAAACCAAAAAATTATATACTATTCAATCAATTAA
- a CDS encoding CiaD-like domain-containing protein produces MKLEDIAKFTINEVNAELQGTSDAVAKNGFIVEEANEYTPNDFAKKEPAKSEFELVKEPTIQINQAPIRQTPEPVKQNNATQIKEILAAKVASIDNMDKTNDEHIGSSEMLYLQGLKEKIGVLFEGLNSADDSNSEFRLDMTIKFLEFALASIENRLSNISK; encoded by the coding sequence ATGAAATTAGAAGATATTGCAAAATTTACTATCAATGAGGTTAATGCCGAGCTACAAGGCACAAGTGATGCTGTGGCAAAAAATGGGTTTATAGTAGAAGAAGCTAATGAATATACGCCAAACGATTTTGCTAAAAAAGAGCCAGCAAAGAGCGAATTTGAATTGGTAAAAGAGCCAACTATCCAAATAAATCAAGCACCAATCAGACAAACTCCAGAGCCAGTTAAACAAAATAACGCTACGCAAATTAAAGAGATTTTAGCTGCTAAGGTAGCCTCTATTGATAATATGGATAAAACAAATGATGAGCATATAGGCTCTAGTGAAATGCTGTATCTACAAGGGCTTAAGGAGAAAATTGGGGTTTTATTTGAAGGGCTAAACAGTGCAGATGATAGCAATAGCGAGTTTAGGCTAGATATGACAATTAAATTTTTGGAATTTGCACTTGCTAGTATCGAAAATAGGCTATCAAATATCTCAAAATAG
- a CDS encoding DJ-1 family glyoxalase III: protein MAKVAVMMADGFEEIEALSVVDILRRADVDVSMVSLNNSIEVQGAHGVSLKADITFDEYEFKNADMIVLPGGLPGAEHLAKSHKLGQKLKEAKADNKKLAAICAAPWALSSAEVLGSEYTCYPGFEATVNHTGYNPNKNVVVDGNIITSRGPATAMEFALELVKELCGEQKYSQIKSGLLF, encoded by the coding sequence ATGGCAAAAGTAGCTGTAATGATGGCAGATGGCTTTGAAGAGATTGAGGCTTTAAGCGTAGTAGATATTTTACGCCGTGCTGATGTAGATGTAAGTATGGTATCGCTTAATAATAGCATTGAAGTTCAAGGCGCACATGGTGTTAGCTTAAAAGCTGATATAACATTTGATGAGTATGAGTTTAAAAATGCTGATATGATTGTCTTACCTGGCGGATTACCTGGTGCTGAACACTTAGCTAAAAGCCATAAACTTGGTCAAAAACTAAAAGAAGCAAAAGCAGATAATAAAAAATTAGCAGCTATCTGTGCAGCTCCATGGGCGCTTAGTAGTGCTGAGGTTTTAGGTAGTGAGTATACTTGCTATCCAGGATTTGAAGCTACTGTAAATCATACTGGATATAATCCAAATAAAAATGTAGTAGTAGATGGTAATATAATCACCTCTCGCGGTCCAGCTACTGCTATGGAATTTGCTTTAGAATTGGTAAAAGAGCTGTGTGGTGAGCAAAAATATAGTCAGATAAAATCTGGACTTTTATTCTAA
- a CDS encoding SIMPL domain-containing protein (The SIMPL domain is named for its presence in mouse protein SIMPL (signalling molecule that associates with mouse pelle-like kinase). Bacterial member BP26, from Brucella, was shown to assemble into a channel-like structure, while YggE from E. coli has been associated with resistance to oxidative stress.), which produces MLNLLFKSLFALIVLIIFIAGVVFDAKFLSQDQFSNKELKFNRTITQSVEFIPDQFSANISLESTNALRTKAQIAPNELEIITATLDKALKLAKDSQICKASTYSINPSYSYNDGARIITGQLINFDIGCKFDKNSIDRYDNLITQLNTLLKNNEFISINLPAITPSVSNAISTQNNELLHIKVLNSAIQKAQLYSNELGKNCVLNSVDFTGTSHPAVYANLKSTQTPIESKQSQTLSATATYNCK; this is translated from the coding sequence ATGTTAAATCTTCTTTTTAAATCACTTTTTGCGCTTATTGTGCTTATTATTTTTATTGCTGGTGTTGTTTTTGATGCTAAGTTTTTATCTCAAGATCAGTTTAGCAATAAAGAGCTTAAATTTAATCGCACAATTACACAGAGCGTGGAGTTTATCCCAGATCAATTTAGTGCAAATATTAGCTTAGAATCTACAAATGCTTTACGCACCAAAGCCCAAATAGCTCCAAATGAGCTAGAAATTATCACTGCTACACTTGATAAGGCGTTAAAATTAGCTAAAGATAGTCAAATTTGTAAAGCTTCTACCTACTCAATAAATCCAAGCTATAGCTACAACGATGGCGCTAGAATCATCACCGGACAGCTTATAAACTTTGATATTGGATGTAAATTTGATAAAAATAGCATTGATAGATATGATAACTTAATTACTCAATTAAATACGCTATTAAAAAACAATGAGTTTATAAGCATTAATCTACCAGCCATAACTCCATCAGTATCAAATGCCATATCAACACAAAATAATGAGCTACTACACATTAAGGTATTAAATAGCGCTATACAAAAAGCACAGCTTTACTCAAATGAGCTTGGTAAAAATTGTGTATTAAATAGTGTTGATTTTACTGGAACTAGCCACCCAGCAGTATATGCAAACCTAAAATCAACCCAAACGCCAATAGAGTCTAAACAGAGCCAAACCCTATCAGCAACAGCCACATATAACTGCAAATAA
- a CDS encoding RNA recognition motif domain-containing protein, whose protein sequence is MLNIYVSNLPYRLSNEELRDIFAAYGEVSRVKIVKDKDTNRSKGFGFVEMPNDDEGKRAIAELNDKDVGGRALRVNEARPRE, encoded by the coding sequence GTGTTAAACATATATGTAAGCAATCTACCATATCGTCTAAGCAATGAAGAGCTTAGAGATATTTTTGCTGCTTATGGAGAAGTAAGCAGAGTAAAAATAGTAAAAGACAAAGATACAAATCGCTCTAAAGGGTTTGGCTTTGTTGAGATGCCAAATGATGATGAGGGTAAAAGAGCAATAGCAGAGTTAAATGACAAAGATGTTGGCGGTAGAGCTCTTAGAGTCAATGAGGCAAGACCAAGAGAGTAG
- the ppk2 gene encoding polyphosphate kinase 2 → MLNQEEEFVTIKVKKSKLKYEEELKKLQIEFLKFQTYVKKEGLKVLIIFEGRDASGKGGTIKRLIEHTNPRGCRVVALEKPSDVERTQWYFQRYSDHLPSAGEIVIFDRSWYNRAGVEPVMGFCTKEEHREFLRQVPKFEEMIVSSGIILFKFYFSVSKEEQKKRFKERKNDPLKQYKLSPVDEKSQELWDQYTIAKYSMLLASNTPYAPWSIIVSNDKKRARINVFKHILSNVNYSDKISQKELKVDSEIYRSGSAEIQKMEENFNQERIKARD, encoded by the coding sequence ATGCTAAATCAAGAAGAAGAATTTGTAACCATAAAGGTGAAAAAATCAAAATTAAAATATGAAGAAGAGCTAAAAAAACTTCAAATTGAGTTTTTGAAATTTCAAACTTATGTTAAAAAAGAGGGGCTAAAGGTTTTAATAATCTTTGAAGGGCGTGATGCATCAGGTAAAGGCGGCACAATCAAAAGATTAATAGAGCATACAAACCCAAGAGGATGTCGTGTAGTTGCTCTAGAAAAGCCAAGCGATGTAGAAAGAACTCAATGGTATTTTCAGCGTTATAGCGATCACTTACCAAGTGCTGGAGAGATAGTAATATTTGATAGGAGTTGGTATAATAGGGCTGGAGTTGAGCCTGTTATGGGATTTTGTACAAAAGAGGAGCATAGGGAGTTTTTACGCCAAGTTCCTAAATTTGAAGAGATGATAGTAAGCTCAGGGATTATTTTATTTAAGTTTTATTTCTCAGTATCAAAAGAGGAGCAAAAAAAACGCTTTAAAGAGCGTAAAAATGACCCATTAAAGCAGTATAAATTATCTCCAGTAGATGAGAAGAGCCAAGAATTATGGGATCAATATACAATTGCTAAATACTCAATGTTATTAGCTTCAAATACTCCATATGCGCCTTGGTCAATCATTGTAAGCAATGATAAGAAAAGGGCTAGAATAAATGTATTTAAACATATCCTAAGTAATGTAAATTATAGTGATAAAATCAGCCAAAAAGAGCTAAAAGTAGATAGTGAAATTTATAGAAGCGGTAGTGCTGAAATTCAAAAAATGGAAGAAAATTTTAATCAAGAACGCATTAAGGCTAGGGATTAA
- a CDS encoding tRNA nucleotidyltransferase/poly(A) polymerase family protein, producing the protein MLVSKIGYQISQNSDFDELKNLLLNYTKRAYLVGGSVRDAFLGIKSKDYDIEIYDIEPAKFDSLMQECGAIGVGKSYFVYKLKNYDLSLPRTESKSGYGHKGFSVEYCNDERLASLRRDFTINSIMVNIFTGEVLDFWGGIADLEAKKLRITNEKSFSDDSLRVLRGVQFVSRFNLTCDLKSLEIMKAINIDDLSANRVYMELEKFFVAKFKIQGLNLLKLLNLDKKLFGVEFDEGFTRLINSKICVNKASFLYYLINYYYIDGKSLISRLALPNCYSISYKQPFLRRVSKFELLKIALDMPLCQWLGLDSKRRIKMAQALGIYEHKFSPNIDTSAILCVGKAYGDELKRLRIQAIKDYLNGCN; encoded by the coding sequence TTGCTAGTATCGAAAATAGGCTATCAAATATCTCAAAATAGCGATTTTGATGAACTTAAAAATTTACTTTTAAACTATACAAAACGAGCCTATTTAGTTGGTGGATCAGTACGAGATGCGTTTTTAGGTATAAAATCAAAAGATTATGATATTGAAATTTATGATATAGAACCAGCTAAATTTGACTCTTTAATGCAAGAGTGTGGCGCTATAGGCGTTGGCAAAAGTTACTTTGTCTATAAGTTGAAAAATTATGATTTGAGCCTACCAAGAACTGAGTCTAAAAGCGGATATGGTCATAAGGGTTTTAGTGTAGAGTATTGCAATGATGAGCGTCTAGCTAGCTTACGGCGTGATTTTACTATTAATTCAATTATGGTAAATATCTTTACTGGAGAGGTATTGGATTTTTGGGGTGGAATTGCTGATTTAGAAGCTAAAAAGCTTAGAATTACAAATGAAAAAAGCTTTAGCGATGATAGCCTTAGAGTTTTGCGTGGAGTTCAATTTGTTTCTAGGTTTAATCTAACTTGTGATTTAAAAAGCTTAGAGATTATGAAAGCAATTAATATAGATGATTTAAGTGCAAATAGAGTATATATGGAGCTTGAAAAGTTTTTTGTAGCTAAATTTAAGATTCAAGGGCTTAATCTATTAAAGCTACTTAATCTTGATAAAAAACTTTTTGGGGTTGAGTTTGATGAGGGATTTACTAGATTAATCAATAGTAAAATTTGCGTCAATAAAGCTTCGTTTTTATACTATCTTATAAATTACTACTATATTGATGGCAAATCTCTTATCTCTAGACTTGCTTTGCCAAATTGCTATTCTATATCTTATAAACAGCCATTTTTAAGGCGAGTAAGTAAATTTGAACTACTTAAAATCGCCCTTGATATGCCGCTTTGTCAGTGGCTTGGACTTGATAGTAAAAGACGCATAAAGATGGCGCAAGCGCTTGGAATTTATGAACATAAATTTAGCCCAAATATCGATACTAGCGCTATTTTGTGTGTTGGCAAGGCTTATGGCGATGAGCTAAAACGACTTAGAATTCAAGCTATAAAGGATTATTTAAATGGTTGCAATTGA